In a genomic window of Muntiacus reevesi chromosome 1, mMunRee1.1, whole genome shotgun sequence:
- the LOC136157489 gene encoding LOW QUALITY PROTEIN: olfactory receptor 2C3-like (The sequence of the model RefSeq protein was modified relative to this genomic sequence to represent the inferred CDS: deleted 1 base in 1 codon), with product MEIANVSFPEGFILLGFSGRPSLESILFIFVLGIYVVSVLGNGIIIVVSCMDVHLHTPMYFFLVNLSFLDISFTTSIVPQLLVNLWGSQKTISYGGCVIQFYISHWLGATECVLLAAMSYDRYAAICRPLHYTVIMHPKLCCSLAFASWLGGLTTSMVGSTLTMLLPLRGNNCIDHFSCEMPLIMQLACVDTSFNEVEMYVASFIFVVLPLGLILVSYSRIAWAVLKIRSAEGWRKAFNTCSSHVAVVALFYGSIIFMYLQPAKRNSHEHGKFVALFYTVVTPMLNPLIYTLRNKTVKKALRHVVLENCSFGGIHIFKNL from the exons ATGGAAATAGCCAATGTAAGTTTTCCAGAAGGTTTTATACTGCTGGGCTTCTCCGGAAGACCCTCTCTAGAATCCATCCTTTTTATCTTTGTCTTGGGGATTTATGTGGTGTCTGTCTTGGGTAATGGCATCATCATTGTGGTCTCCTGCATGGATGTGCATCTCCACACTCCTATGTACTTCTTTCTTGTCAACCTTTCCTTCCTGGACATTAGCTTCACCACAAGCATCGTCCCACAGCTCCTGGTCAATCTCTGGGGATCACAGAAAACCATCAGCTATGGAGGGTGTGTGATCCAGTTCTATATCTCCCACTGGTTGGGGGCAACTGAATGTGTCCTTCTGGCTGCCATGTCCTACGATCGCTATGCTGCCATCTGCAGGCCACTCCACTACACTGTCATCATGCATCCAAAGCTTTGCTGCAGCCTGGCTTTTGCCTCGTGGCTTGGGGGTCTGACCACCAGCATGGTAGGTTCCACACTCACCATGCTCCTGCCTCTCCGTGGGAACAATTGCATTGACCAC TTTTCCTGTGAGATGCCCCTCATTATGCAACTGGCTTGTGTGGATACCAGCTTCAATGAAGTAGAGATGTACGTGGCCAGCTTTATCTTTGTTGTCTTGCCTCTGGGTCTCATCCTGGTCTCATACAGCCGTATTGCCTGGGCTGTGTTGAAGATCAGGTCAGCAGAAGGGTGGAGAAAGGCATTCAATACCTGCTCGTCCCATGTGGCAGTGGTGGCTCTGTTTTACGGGAGCATCATTTTCATGTATCTCCAGCCTGCCAAGAGAAACTCTCATGAGCATGGTAAGTTTGTAGCCCTCTTCTACACTGTGGTCACCCCAATGCTGAATCCCCTGATTTACACGCTAAGGAACAAGACTGTGAAGAAGGCTCTTAGGCACGTTGTATTAGAGAACTGTAGTTTTGGAGggatacatatatttaaaaacttgtGA